DNA sequence from the Hippopotamus amphibius kiboko isolate mHipAmp2 chromosome 1, mHipAmp2.hap2, whole genome shotgun sequence genome:
gcactCCAGTGCTCCCGACTGGTCTCAGGCAAGGGGAGATTAATTTGAGTGGTTGGGTAGGAAAAGACAGGAATGGGCAAATCCTAATGGAGCCTGACCCCTAGGTGGGGAGACCCAGGCCCACAGAAGGAGTGGCCACAGCCACCTCTTGGGGTAGAAGACTCAGTTCGCAGTTCGATTAGTGTGTCTGTCCTTGGGTCATAGGTCCAGCCCTACAGATTAGCTTGGCAAAGAAGGCAAGTGTCTAGGCAGGGTTTGGTCCCCACCCTCAGGCACTGAGCCATTCAGGTGAAGCCAGGGATGTGGGTAAAGGAGACTCTGgctgataaaaaaataataacaaaatcagtaataaaaaaaattataaaacctgTTGCTTGCCTGAATAGATCTGAGCAACAGTCTTTTGTTAAAATCCTGGAGCCGTTAAAGTCCTAAATATTCTTCTGGACTTCACTGCTGGCTGCAGGAAGGAGCCCCAGGCCCGGCTCTGCTGAGATCTGTCAGTTTGAGTCTCATCCAGCTGCCTGTGCTCTGAGAGATCCTTGGGCTGCTGAGCTGACCGGGCTGGTGGTGTGGGGCACCTCACACTTGGGAATCAGCTCCCAGGGGGTGGAACAGCTCCTCAGGTGTCTTGTCACTTTGGTTTGCTCCCCCCTGCCGGAAGCCAGAAGCAATCTCATCGAAGGTCCGGCCTTTCGTCTCAGGAACTTTGAAGTAGGTGAAGGTGAAGAACAGGAGCAGGAGCACGGTGAAGATGATGAAGACGTAGGGGCCACACAGTTGCTGAAAGACACACAGAAACACTCGGTTGGAGACCCGACCATATATCCTGGCTGAAGGACCTTGGCTAAGTCACTTTACCTCTGGGCCTCTGATCTGAAAGAGGGAACAACCACCTACAACCCAGTCTGTGTTAAACTTGGCTGCACCTGGCATACGATAGGAGCAGGTTCCCACGGCAGAGCAGAACAGACGATTCAAAGCTAAGGAAAGAACAGCATTGTGCACAGCACTACGGGGTCCTGCATGCAGGAGAGGAACGCTGAGTGTGGGGACTCTGGGGTTTCTCACCTCCACATACTGGAAGCACATGCCCACGATGAAATTTGAGGTCCAGTTGGAGAAACCAGCGACGGCAATGGCAGCTGGGCGAGGGCCCTGGCTGAAGAGTTCAGCCACGATGAACCATGGGATGGGGCCGGGGCCGACTTCGAAAAAGGCCACGAAGCCAAAGATGGCTACGATGCTCAGGTAGGACATCCAGGGCAGCTGCTCCTGTTGAGGatgagagaggggaggaaggttAGACTGGGCTGTGCCAGATCCTCAGAGGAAAGAACTGCAGAGGCGGCCCAGAGCAGGACTAAGAGCTCTgggctggaaggcaggagacctgGGGCTGATCCTGGATTTGCCGTGTGACTTAGATACCCTGTGCTGGGTCTCGGATTCCTCATCTGAACGAAACCGTTTAAGTCCTGCATGGTGGTTGTGAGCTTGTGTCTGCCCTCTCGAATGGTCATGTAGTTGCACACGGGAGGTGCTAAAAAGAGGTCCCTGGCTCTGGCTCCGGAGAAGTCTGCTTACCGCAGGAGGATGTGGAAGAACATTCCTGGGGGTGGGTGTTAGAGGGCTTGTACGGTACCCGGTTCAGGACCTGACACAGAGCAGGCATGTGGTTCTACACATAATCATTCTCGAGGAGGCTGCAGTAGAAACGTTATATGGGCTTTGTTCCAGATCCCAGATCTGCTGCTCACTGCCTGCAGTGCGCTGGGCCTCTCAGCCATCCCCGTGCTCTCTAAGCCTCGGTTCAGCAGTAAAATGAGCGTACTGGTGCTTTCCTTGCCCAGGTGTTGAACAAGCAAGTGTGTGTGAAGTGCCTGGGACGGTTATCATAGAGATTACAGTCACAGGCTTGGGGCCAGCAGACCTGAGGTTGATTCCTGGCTGCGTCCTTTATCTGCTGCGTTACTAACCTCACCGGGGGAGGTTTCCTTACCCGAGAAATGGAAATATTGACTGAACTACACCTGTGCATCGTGAGGACTGAGTGAGGTAAGGCATGTTTCCGCGCCTCTGTGGTAAAGAGGGCATTATTTTCTAGGGCTGTTCTCAAGATGAATTGAAGCTGCAGAGGAAGGCTGAGAAATTTAGTATCGGGCAAAGCATCTCCTGGGGAGAGGGAACTTGAAGTCTGGCGCCAGAGGTGCAGTGGTGAGCAAGCACCAAACAGGGAGGAGCCGGTTCAAGACAGGATGTGAGTGGGATGGAAGGAGAcagcctaaggaggcagaaggtCAGGCCCaagcctgggggtgtggggggcagaaCCAGGGAGAGGGCAGCCCCCACATGGCCTCCGGATGCTGCTCAGCCTGAGGCTGAGACGGGCGCTTTGGGATCTGATGCCCACATCTCCCGTCCTCCCCCACCGCCACCTGCCACCTCTCCGCCACAGCGTGGGACTCACCAGCAGCGCCAGCGCGATGGTCATGAGCACTGCACAGCCTGCCATGCCCGCCAGGCCTATGAGGTGCAGGGTCCGCCGGCCGGCTCGCTCCACCACAAACAGCTGTGGGCGGAGAAACAGTCAATGCCACCCCGCCTGGTGCCCCTCTGAACACACCCCTTCCCCTAGGAGGGTGGCCCCAAGTGCTGGGAAAGCCACACGGCACTGCAGAGATGGAGGGGCAGACGTACTGCCTCCTCCCTGGGGCTCGGCTCTGGGACTACATAGGATCCAAGGGGATGAGAGCTGGCCCCCGAGAGCCAGACAGCTGAGCATTCTGGCTGTGGCCTTGGGCCAGCCATTGCACTTCTCTGAGCATGTGTCATCAGTTATTTGATACGAGTAATGAACTTGACAAGTtgttgaagatgaaatgagagagaGCACTTAGGGAGCACATGATGCACGCCTGGCTCGCAGTAAAGGCTGCTGTTCAGTCATGAGGCCCTGATGCCCTGAGGCCCCAGGCTGGACCCCAGCTGCTGACTGGCTGTGGGCAACGATGCAGAAGACTCACCGACACGACAGTGAAGGCTGTGTTGACGATGCCAGAGCCGATAGTGGCGTACACGGGCTGCTGCACCCCCGCCTTCTCGAAGATGCTCGTGGAGTAGTAGAAAACCTACGGGACACAGATGTCGTGGGGGCTCGGCTGGGTGCTGTGGCTCTTCCCTGGCCTCTGTCCCAGTGGGTGCGGGACACGGCACCAATGCCCGTGTGGATTTTGGTCCTATAGGAGAGCTGCTCCTCTGGCAGGGGCTCGTCTGTTGTTTTAAGTGTGGGATCTGTCCACAGCATGCACCTGACTGCAGGGTTTGGCTGGGGCCACAGGAGAGCGTGGGTGAGGGGCACTCACAGCGTTGATGCCGGACAGCTGCTGGGACAGCTGCAGCACCACGGCGATGAGGATGGGCTGGCGGTAGGCGGCCGAGCGGAACAGCTCCAGGATGGTGACCTTCTTCTCCCGCATCATCTGCCGGCTCTCCTCCTTCATCTCCTGCAGGTCGCGGGTCACATCCGAGGTCCCGCGCAGCTTCTTCAGCACTGGAGGGGCCGGAGGGAAGGTAGGGGTGgctcagagcagggaggaggccggggccggggggcggggaggggcggggcccgcCGTACCGCTCTTGGCGCGGTTCTCCTCGTTGCGGTTGATGAGCAGGAAGCGGGGGCTCTCGGGGCAGAAGGGCAGCAGGACGCACTGCAGCAGGGCCGGGATGAAGATGACGCTCAGCAGCAGGGGCCACAGCTCCTGGTTGCCCAGGATGGAGTCCAGGCCGAACACCTGCGGAAGGCAGGGCCAGGGCACTGGCTGTAAGCACCTTGTCCTGGGCCCGCTCCCGGCCCCGCTCCACCCAGGGGCCTTCACCTGCTTTGTGGCAGCTGCTGCATCAGAGAGAGGGCTCTAGCTCTGAGTCTAGCTGCACCACTAGTGTGAGGCTTAACTtctgtgaacctcagtttcctcatctgtggcaGGGGGGAAGTAGGACCCACCTCACAGCATTAGTGGGGGATAAGATGGCAGGGCTGCAGACGTGTCTGGCAGGGGAGATGGGGACTACTTACTCTGCCACAGGACGATttagggatggggcagggagagcCTTGAGAGGGGGGAGCGCATGTACACACAGGCATCAAGGCCTGGAATTGTGAGAGAGCCGGCCTGTTGAGGAACCAGTGGGCTGCCCTGTGGTTGGGTCCCCAAGGCGAGAAGAAAGGACGCAAAGCTGAGTGGGCTGGGATGAGAAGGGTCAAGGCATCTGGACTTGCTCTCCCACTGGGAGTGGGGAAGGTGAGAGGTGGTGCATTCTTGGGACCTGTGCCTAGGATGTGTGCACGAGGCTGTCCTCTGCAGGGCTGTGGAAGGCTCGGTAAGAAGTCGAATCTGACACACACCCAAGGGACTGGAGCCACCGGTGGGGGCTTACCTGGGCGATGAGGATGCCGACGACGATGCCCAGCTGGTGCAGGGTACCCAGGGCCCCGCGAAGCTCCGTGGGGGACACCTCCCCCACGTACATGGGCACAAAGCCAGTGGTCAGGCCGCAGTACACACCGATGATGAAGCGACCCAGGATCAGCATCTCAAAGGATTTGCCCAGTTTTGAGAAGCCCATGAGCACAGCGGACACGAAGGTCAGCAGGTTCATCATCAGCATCGAATTCCGCCTGGCGGGTGGCAAGGGGAGGAGGTCACAGGTCAGGCAGGCGCCTGGATCCCCCTGGAGGCCCCAGGGGCTGGGTCACAGGTAATACCCTAGGACAGTGAGGGAaggccccccacctcccactcccatCTGGGACTCCCTGGGCAGGGCCAGGACCCCTTCTGCTCACCGGCCAAAACGGTTCACAAAAAGGCCCACAGAGAAGGAGCCAATCATGCCCCCCACAGAGAAGATGGCCACGGAGAGGGACCAGAGTGTGGTCAGTGTGGCGGGCAAGATGCTCTCCCCATAGCGGTGGATCCATGTCTGGTTGTAGAACTCCTCGATCAcctgcagaaggagaagaggccTGGTGGGCGAGGCCAGGACCCAGCCGTCCTTTTCCGTTATACTCCCCACTCACAGAGGACCATTTTACCACGGGATGCTGGAGGGGGCCCAGGGGCCCAGCCCCAAACTCACTGTGTTTTCCTAAACCAGGTCCCTCCCCTTTGGCGGGcctcagcctcccccaccccccagccccccgtgACCCGTGAAACACAAGAGGCTGGGCTCTGTCTCTGAGGGAGAGTGGTGCCAACTCCCATACCTCCCCCAGGTGTGGTTTCCAGTGCCCTGTGGTTGCAGGTGCTCAACAGGACTTTCTGGGGGTGATGGCAAGTGACTAGTGGTGGAAGTttaggcagagcagagagaggctcagagagggagtgCTTCTTCCCACGTGCCGCCTTTTCCCTCAAGGTGCC
Encoded proteins:
- the SLC2A1 gene encoding solute carrier family 2, facilitated glucose transporter member 1 isoform X1 yields the protein MATLRLSPPQKLTGRLMLAVGGAVLGSLQFGYNTGVINAPQKVIEEFYNQTWIHRYGESILPATLTTLWSLSVAIFSVGGMIGSFSVGLFVNRFGRRNSMLMMNLLTFVSAVLMGFSKLGKSFEMLILGRFIIGVYCGLTTGFVPMYVGEVSPTELRGALGTLHQLGIVVGILIAQVFGLDSILGNQELWPLLLSVIFIPALLQCVLLPFCPESPRFLLINRNEENRAKSVLKKLRGTSDVTRDLQEMKEESRQMMREKKVTILELFRSAAYRQPILIAVVLQLSQQLSGINAVFYYSTSIFEKAGVQQPVYATIGSGIVNTAFTVVSLFVVERAGRRTLHLIGLAGMAGCAVLMTIALALLEQLPWMSYLSIVAIFGFVAFFEVGPGPIPWFIVAELFSQGPRPAAIAVAGFSNWTSNFIVGMCFQYVEQLCGPYVFIIFTVLLLLFFTFTYFKVPETKGRTFDEIASGFRQGGANQSDKTPEELFHPLGADSQV
- the SLC2A1 gene encoding solute carrier family 2, facilitated glucose transporter member 1 isoform X3 is translated as MPPRRPLLLLQVIEEFYNQTWIHRYGESILPATLTTLWSLSVAIFSVGGMIGSFSVGLFVNRFGRRNSMLMMNLLTFVSAVLMGFSKLGKSFEMLILGRFIIGVYCGLTTGFVPMYVGEVSPTELRGALGTLHQLGIVVGILIAQVFGLDSILGNQELWPLLLSVIFIPALLQCVLLPFCPESPRFLLINRNEENRAKSVLKKLRGTSDVTRDLQEMKEESRQMMREKKVTILELFRSAAYRQPILIAVVLQLSQQLSGINAVFYYSTSIFEKAGVQQPVYATIGSGIVNTAFTVVSLFVVERAGRRTLHLIGLAGMAGCAVLMTIALALLEQLPWMSYLSIVAIFGFVAFFEVGPGPIPWFIVAELFSQGPRPAAIAVAGFSNWTSNFIVGMCFQYVEQLCGPYVFIIFTVLLLLFFTFTYFKVPETKGRTFDEIASGFRQGGANQSDKTPEELFHPLGADSQV
- the SLC2A1 gene encoding solute carrier family 2, facilitated glucose transporter member 1 isoform X4; this translates as MEPSSKKLTGRLMLAVGGAVLGSLQFGYNTGVINAPQKVIEEFYNQTWIHRYGESILPATLTTLWSLSVAIFSVGGMIGSFSVGLFVNRFGRRNSMLMMNLLTFVSAVLMGFSKLGKSFEMLILGRFIIGVYCGLTTGFVPMYVGEVSPTELRGALGTLHQLGIVVGILIAQVFGLDSILGNQELWPLLLSVIFIPALLQCVLLPFCPESPRFLLINRNEENRAKSVLKKLRGTSDVTRDLQEMKEESRQMMREKKVTILELFRSAAYRQPILIAVVLQLSQQLSGINAVFYYSTSIFEKAGVQQPVYATIGSGIVNTAFTVVSLFVVERAGRRTLHLIGLAGMAGCAVLMTIALALLEQLPWMSYLSIVAIFGFVAFFEVGPGPIPWFIVAELFSQGPRPAAIAVAGFSNWTSNFIVGMCFQYVEQLCGPYVFIIFTVLLLLFFTFTYFKVPETKGRTFDEIASGFRQGGANQSDKTPEELFHPLGADSQV
- the SLC2A1 gene encoding solute carrier family 2, facilitated glucose transporter member 1 isoform X2; its protein translation is MLAVGGAVLGSLQFGYNTGVINAPQKVIEEFYNQTWIHRYGESILPATLTTLWSLSVAIFSVGGMIGSFSVGLFVNRFGRRNSMLMMNLLTFVSAVLMGFSKLGKSFEMLILGRFIIGVYCGLTTGFVPMYVGEVSPTELRGALGTLHQLGIVVGILIAQVFGLDSILGNQELWPLLLSVIFIPALLQCVLLPFCPESPRFLLINRNEENRAKSVLKKLRGTSDVTRDLQEMKEESRQMMREKKVTILELFRSAAYRQPILIAVVLQLSQQLSGINAVFYYSTSIFEKAGVQQPVYATIGSGIVNTAFTVVSLFVVERAGRRTLHLIGLAGMAGCAVLMTIALALLEQLPWMSYLSIVAIFGFVAFFEVGPGPIPWFIVAELFSQGPRPAAIAVAGFSNWTSNFIVGMCFQYVEQLCGPYVFIIFTVLLLLFFTFTYFKVPETKGRTFDEIASGFRQGGANQSDKTPEELFHPLGADSQV